GCGGCCGGGGTAGACGCTGATGACGCGGACGCCACGCGGGTTGACCTCTTCGCGAAGGGCGTCGGCGTAGGCACGCAGGCCGAACTTGGTGACGCAGTAGACGGAGAAGTCACGTCGCGCGTTCAGCCCCGCACCGGAGTTGATGAAAACGACCTGTCCACGGGCGGCTTCGAGCCTCGGCATGATCGCTTGATTGAGCACCCACGGGGCTCGAACGTTGGTGGCGAACTGGCGATCCAGTTCGTCGACCGGCAGATCGAGCGACGCCCCGGCCTTCGCCAGCGCTGCACTGTGGACGACGACGCCGACGCGATCGGGCAGCGTGTCGACGAACCGTCGCACCGCGTCGTCGTCCGTCAGATCAAAGGCCGCGGCTTCGGCTTCGCCGGGACAGGCGGCGACGGCTTCGACGAGGCGCTCTTTGTCACGACCGACCAGCACCGGAACGCCGCCCGCTTCCGAGAGCGCAATCGCAATCGCCCGGCCGATGCCGCTGCTGGCTCCGGTGACGACGCACGCTTGGCCGAGAAAAGGCGGATCCGGCCTCACGTCCCAGTTATGAGACGTTGCGGCGAGGCATGCAAGTGCAAAATGCCAATCCTTGGGGGCCGACGGTTCCCACCTCCGTCATCCCGAGCGCAGCCGAGGGACCTCGTCTGTCCGTTCGCGCAGGCGAGGTCCTTCGACTCGCTGCGCTCGCTCAGGATGACGGAGGTGGCATGGTGAGCCCGTGACTCAGTCGGCTCCCGGCCCGGCTTCGCCGCGGATGGAGAG
The Planctomycetota bacterium genome window above contains:
- a CDS encoding SDR family NAD(P)-dependent oxidoreductase, which produces MRPDPPFLGQACVVTGASSGIGRAIAIALSEAGGVPVLVGRDKERLVEAVAACPGEAEAAAFDLTDDDAVRRFVDTLPDRVGVVVHSAALAKAGASLDLPVDELDRQFATNVRAPWVLNQAIMPRLEAARGQVVFINSGAGLNARRDFSVYCVTKFGLRAYADALREEVNPRGVRVISVYPGR